The Setaria viridis chromosome 9, Setaria_viridis_v4.0, whole genome shotgun sequence sequence GGCgggtgatttcttttttttatttttaataccccttAAGTACCAGTTAtgatcctttagtaccgaagtagcaataccggttgcacaactggtAAAAGGGGGTTAGAAATCGGTACTGAAAGGGCTTTCCCTAGCAGTGAAGTCTCGCTTCCAATTTTTCATTGAACATTCCCGTCCATTAAGTCTTGCTTCAAATTTTTCCTTAACAATTAAAAAGTTCAATATTATGATTTCCAATGCTGAAAGCAAGTGAAATAATTTTAATACTATATTATCTTGGCATAAGTTAAGACTTCATATATGTTGCTTTCCAAAATGCTTGAAAGCTTGCTGATATGTTGTTTCTTGGTCGTGTATTGACGCCGGATGTTCTTTGCTCATGCTTATTTAAATACCTaagaaaataacaaaaaataggtaggggtgTGGTGATAAAATTTCTGGTGCGTCGCACATCCGTGAAAGAATACTAGTTGATCGCAAAGAACTGTCATGTCTTTCTTAGGTGGTATTCTAGAGAAGTCTATGTCCAGTGATGATATAACATGCTAATTACAAGGAATTTTCACATCTGCAAGCAGAGCCATCTTCCCCACAATGCTCTACTAATGATTTGAGACAAAAAGAGGTATACTATTCTAGCTGAATCGTTgactaaatatatattatccaTGCAATGTTTCAATCATTCAGGATTATTGTTGCACTTGTACAACTGTATAAATACAATATTTTCatttgcattaaatttgataTGTGTATAAAGAATTCAAGTGTTgtagaataaaaaaaagaaagatatatGAGAAACACACTTCTCCATTGGAGTCAAGCTAGGCAAACAATTTTACAAAGTTCGCATCAATCATCCTATTATACAAGATGAGCCATTAGTAAGGCTCATGCTACAACATCATTGGTTATGCCCATGTTAAAGGAGCACCAATTGCTTGACCTTCAATTTGTGTATGTCACAACTAGCTTAGCATTACAACTAGCTTTCTTTGAACAAGTTGAAATGATCAATGTTACAACTTTCTTTCTCTATGCACGTTGAAATGATCATAGTTAAATTGCTATATTTGGTAAAGAATGGATCAAGAAGCAATAGATTGGAAGAATATAGCATATTTATGTTTCAATTTCATTCCCACTAGTCCAAACTCATACTATTCATTGCAATGTAAATTTCCTCTATAGAATCATGTCCTTATGTAAATATACTACTACATTTTGTAAATAAGGACAATGTTTCCTTCCTAAAATCACTGTAGCTTCTCGTGATCATTGAAAAAATGTGGTTTTTGTCATTGTGCAATGTGTCACATTCCCTCAAAAATATCATGTACATGTCATTATTATATGACGTACACAAGTGTAAAATAGTTATTTCTTTTTCAAATTTTGTATGTGTTACAATAGGTAAAGCATGTGTTACAAACATATGTTCCTAAAATTCCATACATTGTTCTTACAAAGTGTTACTACCACCGTGTGCAAGTGTTACTAGAGcttaaaaaaaatgttacacAAGAGAATTGTTGTAACACTTAAAAATGTTCCATCAAATCAGTAATTGTGTTACAAAGTAGTAACACTTTTTTGAGTGTAAAAGAACACATATCTTTTGTTCCAATAGATCAGACTGTGGTAAGACCACCTAAAGTAAAGCTAACAAGATGTGTTACTAGGTCACCTCATAACACATTTACTGAGCTACAGTAACACATTCTGGTGTTATACTAAAACCATGTTCTGTAGTAGTGATTATCAGTGTCAAATTCAGGTTTCAGTAACATTCAGTGGCACATAAGGAATTCTATCAATTATTTTGTGAAAAAAATAGCATCGCTTTAATGCTTCAAAATATCTTCTCTCTCTATCACGTTACAATTACATAACTTGAACATATCCACAATACTGTTTACATATAGTTGGATGtgtcttcttgttttttttctaaatagcCTTGTTGGGTTTTGATCTAATGATTGAGTGACATAAAGTTGAATAATTGAGGACGGGCGGACGGAGAGAAAACCACCATGCATGCTAACCTGCTCAACATAGGTCCATGACTCCATGCTCAACAGCTCAAGATGTGGAGGATACACCCAGAGCTCACTAGTGGGCCTAGCATATAATCCCAACAAGCGAATGGCAATGAGTTGAACAGTGTTGATCTTTTGCATCACGGACATCGGTCATGAATGCAACGTtgaccttttttttatttcaggtCTATTGCTTGACCAGGACATGCTTGAAGGAGAAAGAAGTGAATAACCAGAAAAAAGACTgcaggagaagaaaaatagtgaTATAAACACAAGGATGTTGGACTGTTGGTAATCATCTGATGATGATTGATTGCATGCATCAGTTGTTTTTGTCATATCATTTTCAGATTACACTACTGGAGAACAAACCTTCCATTTAGGTGCTTTTGCCCCTCCCCCTTTATcatggttggtaattccaaccgggactaaattttttatcccggttggtccaaccgggacaaagcgCTTTCCCACGtgtccccctctctctccatatTAATATCTTCTCCTCATACCAGTGCagatcccctctctctccttttccttATCCTCGTGCAGATCTCCTCCACCCTTTCCTTCTCTCTTGCGCAGACCTCCTCTagcttctccctctcctcctctctgtgctgccgcctcccctcccctccctcctgccttcctctcccgccccctccccctttgctgcccctccccttccccctctgctcgcccctcactggcagtgaggagcggcagcggggtgagggcgggcggcgggagacCGGGCTGCTGGCGGGCAAGCGGGCGCGGGTGGAGcctggtggtggcgggcggaggCCGAGCGGGTACGGGTGCGGGCGGGTGGGCGGTGGGCGTGGGCGAGTGGGGGCAAGCGGCCGGCACGGGtgttaccaactaggactaaaggggatTTTTAGTCCCGGATCTTTTGTCTCGAATAATTagtcccggatggattttcgggatctgtGACCCAGGGACTAAAGATCCGTTTTTCAGTAGTGTTACCCTTAATAGTATTCAGTAGGTTTGCTTAACTCAGTTCAAACACATTGCAAcatcaaattatttttttaaccaaAAATAAATGGTGCATAAATTCTATACTCTGGGGAGGACTGAAGTAGTAACGTTAGAGTAAAAATATAGAAATGTAAATAAGTGGGTTACAGAGGATGCAAAATCAGCATAATGATTTTTGCTGTGGTACCCGTATTCAAATGCTACCCTTAGTTCACATTTGAGCTTTATCAAGGATATGCTCACTGTAACCAAGTTTCTTCCGGCCAAAATTTTCGATTCGCCACAAATGTTCAACACTCTCTCTAGTCGGATCACCTTCACCTCGTGGCCTAAATGGGCCATATTTCTTACATATTCTTTCAGTCAAGTATGTGGTCTTTTACGGTATAGCTAGATAGTTACGAAAATAGTAGAGACCTTTCATCAGCTTTAGGAGTAGTTGAAGCTACAATGTTTATTAGAAGGAAAAATGGATGTTTGCAGCCTTGCCCTGGTTGATTGGTGCAGAGGCAAAAGATTACCACCATTATGTAAAACTTGAAGCTACAAATAATGTAACAGACCATCCCACAAGTTTCTATTCTCACAGAGGCAACAGGCTCCTCCAAAAACACAGCTGTATCATAGAGGGCCTACATGTTCATGCATGCCGCTGAAAGTATATATGTACGTCATGAAAGCGATGGCTAAACCACACATGCCAATGTTTGCATGTTCTTTTCGATACAGGGTGTCAGTTGACGCAAACATATCATTGACTCATTGTACTGATGACTCTTTTCTTTGGGAGAACTTCGATATTTCATCAAAATAGAATTTCCGAATTCATCGTTAATTTTTGTTGGTTATAATACATTTTCTTATGGAAGTTCAGATAAACATTTATTAATTTCAAACTTGCTCCATATACAATCATGCATTTGCACATGGTAGTGGCGGCTAGGATACATATACAAGTGAAACATATATAAGAAAAAAATGCGAATGGACCACGCTAACTTTACGGACACATCAACAAACAGGAAGATGAGTAGAAGCATGCTATGTCAAGATCACACCATCACAACAATACAATATAGGTCGTCATCATCGCAATAGTAGGATCATGTATGATAGTAGCACTGGTCAACATCCAGACCAAAAGATACCATGTATTCGTAGTATATATATGGTCCGTCGGTAAAATAAACTTTTGCGATTAATACTCATAAAGAATTTTACATTAGCCCGTATGGACTGTGGGAAATTTGAATAGTTAAAATACTCCAACCTTCGAGAGAAGTTATATATAGATCTATATAGTAATATGAGCTGTGTAACAAAAAACCTAATACATCATAAACGTGCCTAGCCGAATTAATGGTTCATTTGTTGGAACAGCTGCATTGGTAGCAACGAGGATAGATGTTCTGAGCTGCCCCTGCAACTTCATTTGGTTTACTACTGGTCCCCGGTTCTTCTgtactgctccctccgttcaaattgtaggttgttttaactttttaggttctatgaatttagaaaagtcaaaacgacctacaatttggaacaaatGAAGTACAAGAGAACAAATAATAGCCGCCAATTATTAATAGGAATGAAAAAGTTCATATGAATTTTAATTTTTGTTGTAGACTGAATAAGGATATACATAATAAGGAGTAGGTCAAGGCATGATTGTATACTAGTACTATCGGAAAGGAGACTGGTGTCTCTCGTATATTAGCACATGCATTTGTTTTTTACTGTACTTACAGATCACTTTAGACTTGTCACTCTGGATTCTGGAACTTGTTTAGGAACCTGAATTTCATGTAGCAAAAACATTTAGGCCATGCTTGGAAGAAGGTGATTTCTTTAGGAACTTTCAGAATTTTGTGTTAATAATGTTACAATTAATACCAAGGCTATGTTTATTTTACATCTGATTGTAAAAACAGTGGTTATAAGCTGAAGTGGAAACAAATAGACAGATTTTGATGCATGCCAGATAGCTGATGTCATTGATGTCCTATCACGGAACTATATCACATCGTCATTCCAAAGCTAGCCCTTGTCAACAAGATAATCTTATCAATGCTAGCATATTAGGTCACAAGCACTTCTCCCATAAAACAAGTACAGTAGCCAGTTTCACAAACAACAAAACACAACCAGCATTAGGTACAGGACCTAACAAGAGCCCTACGTACTTGCGAATACATCCATGTGCAGCTAGTACACAAGAAAATGCAGTACTTATACTGACAGCAGATAGAGCAGCTGGCAGAAGGTTTGAAAAATCTTGACCATCATGCGTGCGTTATTGCTCAGGCATATTCGGCCATCCTCCAGATCCATTAATATACTTCTTTCTATAGACCCATTTGTATATATTTGTGTCTACTGTCTGTTTATCGATCTCTATCGAACAGAAAGCATTAGGCCAGTTGTTAATTGAGACGGTGACTGAGAGTGATCAAACCACCATCAATGAGGACGATGACTAGCTTGTAACACTATTGCAGCTTCATAGTGAACTTAGTATTAGGAACCGGCATGGATCGGTGACACATGCCTCATGTCGTCGATCCCATTATTGTTTGTATCTTTGCATGTGAAGGTAGCGCAAAATATAAAAGACTTGTGGTTGGCACTCAGAAATAAAGAAGGCGTTGGAGGAGCCAATTTTTATACCCCTTGAGTCTCGAATGATAATGAATTTAATGATCATCAATGTATGATTCGGAAGGTCAATTATTTTGGACCACGGTTGAACCACACATCTGTCAGCACATGGATCCATTATTTTAACCAACACAGTACGTAGATGCAACTTGGGATTTTCTTTTTGGGAATCGACACAATTTGTGATTGGGAATCATGCATGCAAATCATGTTGACTTGTGAACGAACGACCACAATGATTGGTGCAGTAGTAGTACACTAGTACTTAGTTACCTTCTGCTTATAAAATCAGGGAAGCGTGACTGCCTCACCGTGCTCGTGTCTCTCCATCGGTGGACATTTCGGACGTAGAGAGTTTTCCTAGAgatggcttcttcttcctctgctcctCGTgcagccgccgtcgtcgccggcgtgctGGTGGTGATGGCCGCCCTGTGCCTCCACGGCGCAACGGCGCAGCTGTGCGAGGAGTACTACGACGACACGTGCCCCAACGCCTACGACACCGTGAAGCAGGTGCTCATCGACGCGCACGACTCGGACACCCGCATCTTCGCCAGCCTCATCCGCCTccacttccacgactgctttgTCCAGGTAACTaccttccttcctctctctgcTATGCCGCCATGCCCGTGTGCTCATGCATGGACATCAGCGTCTCGGATTCACGACGCATTTTCTTTGCTGACGAACCGTGTTAAATTGTTACTAGGGCTGCGACGGGTCGCTGCTGCTGGACACAGTCCCCGGGATGCAGTCGGAGAAGGAGTCGCCGCCCAACAACGCCTCGGCGCGCGGGTTCGAGGTCGTGGACGCCGCCAAGGCGGCGCTGGAGGCCGCCTGCCCCGGtgtcgtctcctgcgccgacatcctcgccaTCGCCGCAGAGATCTCCGTCGAGCTGGTACGTCCTACTACTGCACAGAATATTTGTGATCAACGTATAGTAGGGTGGTAGGTGCAACGTCGCAGTGAACGTACGGGCAGGCATCTCGATTGATGATCATCTGTCAATAACATGCATGCCATAATAGCTTCATCGATTACCATCGTACGTCTTGTTTCGAAGGAACGATTTGATGGACGTGTCGGTGCGTGCATGTAAAGTACAATTTTATTCGTATTTGTAGTTATCATGCTAGATGCTACAGCTTAAGTGCTAATGTAGTTTCTTACGTATACACTTGTAAAGTACGACTTTACACGTACACTTGTAGCCATCAAACTAGATGATAAAGCTTAAGTGCTATACGGTAGCAAGGTTCTTGTTTGGTTATTTTTTTGCGTATACTTGTAGCTACCAAACTACATAACAAACCATGATTAATGGACAATCAGTCTGCTGATTGTTTGGTTATTTTTACTAGCTATTCTGATAAACTAATTAGAACGTGAAAAGTTTTGGCAAAGAATCTACGTAGAACAGCGAGGGCACATATGACTTACGATTCACATGCATGATCGCAAAACGACGATGAACACGGATCGGTTGGTAAACTTAGCAAACATAATAATGCACACGCCCATGCCATCACATGCAGTCAGGAGGACCCAGTTGGGGTGTCCTTCTGGGAAGGCTGGACGGCAAGACCTCCGACTTCAACGGGTCCCTGGATCTTCCGGCGCCCACCGACAACCTCACCGTACTTCAGCAGAAGTTCAGTAACCTCAGCCTCAACGACGTCGACCTTGTCGCCCTCTCAGGTACAGATAATTCACCTCTCTGCAGCATACGTTTATCATCTTCGATACTGTTACCTTAACCTGAGCTGATAAACTAGTCTCTCTTGACCACAGGGGGGCACACGTTCGGCCGGGTACAATGCCAGTTCGTCACGGACCGGCTCTACAACTTCAGCGGCACCAACATGCCGGACCCGACCCTGGACTCGGCTTACCGAGCGTTCCTATCGCAGAGGTGCCCGAGGAATGGCAACGGTTCGGTCTTGAACGACCTCGACCCGACGACACCGGACACCTTCGACAACAACTACTACACCAACATCGAGGTGAACCGGGGTATCCTCAACTCCGACCAGGAGCTCAAGTCGTCGCCCCAGGCGCAGGGCACCACGGCACCCATCGTCGACCAGTTTGCGAGCAGCCAGGACGCCTTCTTTGCGAGCTTTGCACAGTCCATGATCAACATGGGGAACATTAGGCCCCTGACGGACCCATCCGTAGGTGAGGTCCGTACCAACTGCAGAAGAGTCAATGGAAGATAATcatggaggagaggagaaacTATATAATGTGTTTATGAGTATGTAACTGAAAAATAAGGGCTTTCAGCTCCGATCCCTCAAGTGTGCAGTTTATATGTGTATATTTCTGATTTTACCATCTTTATAGTTTGTCAACCAATTGTAATGTGCTCCAAATTCATCCGTCTCCAAATTAAAGCAGGTCATGCATGTGTCGTTGAAATAAACCAGAAACCCTTGCAAAATGATGATCCCAGTGATCGGTCATATCGTCAGTTGGTGAAACAGTTTAGATTTAAGCATCTCTGGTGCTGTGTCTGACTATCTGCTTGCATGCGTCGGATCCATTTAGTGCAGACCAAACAAACTGTTTCACTTATGTGATGATAAGCTGGGGATACTTTGGATGCTTCCTTTGTCTGGTCCCTCAAGAATAATGCACAAATGTCAAGGAAAATCCAAATTCTGGTAGCGATTGTTTGCTACTCGTCACTAGcagagaattcaccttccatgcagcccattttatcccggtttaaagttagtCTCGGACAAAAgattcaccaaccgggactaaagctcgatcactggtggggggctcaccaaccgggaccttttatcccggttgcaaaggctagtggaaaaaaaagaccctgagagtccccacgagttaatacaaaacgATTGCATCCCATATATAGTCaaatgtgttgtgtaggtgggatggcaaggaagctacacgcgaggttggaggttgtgggttcgaatcccacgcagcgcgcacgcgcatattttgcgtgaaaaatcgtgtgaaaaaatcgtgtgacttgtgatgtgcgcgtgtggggggtcctcccgggatttttttttcggaagatttgcattctaccaactgggactaaaggccaattctctaccagtgcgTGTTGTAATCATGTGCCTTTTCATTTAAGCATTGTATTACTCGCCGCTTTAGCATTATTCTAAATCAAACATCTCTATATTTGACAagcttataaaaatatataactTTTTACCGTactaaataaataaatacactATCAATATATATTTCACAGTGGATTTAATGAAACTATCAATAATTTGCTGTAATTTTGTCAAAATTAGATAAGTTTAATATAAAACAAAACTAATGTGAccagtaatttggaacggagggtgTACATGCACGTCGGCATATAAAAACGGTATTGTATACGCAGGTGATAAGTCAGACAGTACGGTGCTGTATAGTTACAGTACTGTGGTGCACATGTTTTCATTATTACAGCTAGCTAGGTTCTTATTCGCTAGTTTAGCTGCAACAGCTAGTAGTAAGTTATCAGTCGCTTTCTGTCCTATATACCCAAATCCATGGATAAAGGCTGATCGTTCCTATATGCTTGGACAATATTTGGCATCGCTTTGTAGTATGATGTTTGCCATTTGATTTGGGAAGCACACGTAGATGCGCGTGCTTATGTTTCAACATGTACGTAACGTAACCTGTTAGGGATTAGTGCTTCAATTAATAAATCATTGTCTGCATAGAAAATATTAGagagaattccctatttgacactagaaAAACTATGTGTTCCATTCCTTTCTTGCCTCTCAAAATATTTTCATTCCCTATTTGATACCAAGTTCAACTTTCGTTCCTTATATAACACTATATTGAATTTTCTATTCGAGAACCGTTAAATGCCCTGTGGGTCACACCACcgttctccctcctctcctccccttctccctcctctccgcgGCAACCACGCTAGGACAGCCTTGACGTCACCCTTGACGCTCCTCATGATGTCCTCGGCCAGCGCCTCGGACATGGCCTTGCTGCACCGCACCCACGCCATGTCGTGCCGGGCGCCGAGCGTCACCTTGGCCTCGTTGGTGTTCAGGAGGTTCAGGAGCGGGCGCGTCAGTACAGCCACTCGCGCGTGTAGTTCCTCTCCCACCAAGCACCCATCCAACTGCCTGGAAGCTACCGCCGCCCTTCTTCTGCTGCCActttgtggcggatccacttcgaattagcttgattaaaccgggttaagccgcctaacatgcgacacccatgatTAAGCCAAGAAAatcacgaagtgccgtcggatttcatccgatttaaccacttgaacaggatcgagtttagcaaacccacacgaaggtgagtggttccagagaatacatcgagtccactgagttagacAAATTTACCCATTTCGTTTGACcataaaaatccaacatcagagttttacaaggttcaaaagaaacaacagagataaacactagcggaagacttcgtcggggtcggaggTTCTAGTGAGGCCAGTCAGaacatcactgattcctctcctcgccgtccgaggagggaccccactcgaccgtccagcccggcgggagctggggcggcc is a genomic window containing:
- the LOC117836271 gene encoding peroxidase A2, whose amino-acid sequence is MASSSSAPRAAAVVAGVLVVMAALCLHGATAQLCEEYYDDTCPNAYDTVKQVLIDAHDSDTRIFASLIRLHFHDCFVQGCDGSLLLDTVPGMQSEKESPPNNASARGFEVVDAAKAALEAACPGVVSCADILAIAAEISVELSGGPSWGVLLGRLDGKTSDFNGSLDLPAPTDNLTVLQQKFSNLSLNDVDLVALSGGHTFGRVQCQFVTDRLYNFSGTNMPDPTLDSAYRAFLSQRCPRNGNGSVLNDLDPTTPDTFDNNYYTNIEVNRGILNSDQELKSSPQAQGTTAPIVDQFASSQDAFFASFAQSMINMGNIRPLTDPSVGEVRTNCRRVNGR